In Centropristis striata isolate RG_2023a ecotype Rhode Island chromosome 5, C.striata_1.0, whole genome shotgun sequence, a single genomic region encodes these proteins:
- the phlda3 gene encoding pleckstrin homology-like domain family A member 3 produces MSLPSKVMRDGLLEKRSSGLLQLWKKKRCVLTEEGLRLHNCKCGGGGGDAPSSAWSSKAKELRFERMATVDCVEYKRGLVYFTVVMATGKEIDFRCPQDGTAWNAEIALALVRYKNLQAVQTGRNRHLSTTHLGSTGEDEEL; encoded by the coding sequence ATGTCTCTCCCGAGCAAAGTGATGCGAGACGGGCTGCTGGAGAAGCGCAGCAGCGGGCTCCTCCAGCTGTGGAAGAAGAAGCGCTGCGTGCTCACGGAGGAAGGGCTGCGGCTGCACAACTGCAAATGCGGCGGAGGAGGCGGTGATGCTCCGAGCTCTGCGTGGAGCTCCAAAGCCAAGGAGCTCCGCTTTGAGCGCATGGCCACGGTGGACTGCGTGGAGTACAAGCGCGGGCTCGTGTACTTCACAGTGGTCATGGCTACGGGGAAGGAGATTGACTTTCGGTGTCCGCAGGACGGCACGGCGTGGAACGCGGAGATTGCTTTGGCACTGGTGCGCTATAAGAACCTGCAGGCCGTGCAAACAGGGCGGAACAGGCACCTGTCCACAACACACCTGGGCAGCACTGGGGAGGATGAGGAGCTCTGA